Proteins encoded by one window of Actinomycetes bacterium:
- a CDS encoding GntR family transcriptional regulator has protein sequence MAQAAERAHLRLRAAILKGEYRSGERLGEVELAESLHVSRTPVREALHRLAAEGLVEIEANRGARVAHWSREDLEEIYELRALLEGSAARRAAERADDEVLAALGGLCDAMDMAARPGRHRDLDRVAALNAEFHGLIMAASDSSRLAAMLGQVVHVPLVARTYHRYDEAALARSMGHHRELAAAMRSHDGPWAESVMRSHVHAARCVLSAALEDGTPPDEQEVGS, from the coding sequence ATGGCGCAAGCCGCTGAGCGAGCCCACCTGCGGCTGCGCGCGGCCATCCTCAAGGGTGAGTATCGCTCCGGTGAGCGGCTTGGGGAGGTCGAGCTGGCCGAGTCCTTGCACGTCAGCCGGACCCCCGTCCGGGAGGCCCTGCACCGCCTGGCCGCTGAGGGCCTGGTGGAGATCGAGGCCAACCGAGGTGCGCGGGTTGCGCACTGGAGCCGCGAGGACCTGGAAGAGATCTATGAGCTGAGGGCGCTACTCGAGGGCTCCGCCGCCCGGCGGGCGGCGGAGCGGGCCGACGACGAGGTCCTGGCCGCGTTGGGCGGTCTCTGCGACGCGATGGACATGGCGGCGCGCCCCGGCCGGCATCGGGACCTGGACCGGGTGGCCGCGCTCAACGCGGAGTTCCACGGGCTGATCATGGCCGCCTCAGACAGCTCCCGGCTGGCCGCGATGCTCGGCCAGGTCGTGCACGTGCCCTTGGTGGCCCGCACGTATCACCGCTACGACGAGGCCGCGCTCGCCCGGAGCATGGGCCACCACCGTGAGCTGGCGGCTGCCATGCGGTCGCACGACGGCCCGTGGGCCGAGTCGGTGATGCGCTCGCACGTTCACGCTGCGCGCTGCGTACTGTCCGCTGCGCTCGAGGACGGCACGCCACCTGACGAGCAGGAGGTGGGTTCATGA
- a CDS encoding CoA transferase, with the protein MSIGPLSDLRVLEMGQLLAGPFCGQLLGDLGAEVIKVEPPGVGDPMRQWGREKPHGKSLWWPVVARNKKSVTVDLRTEAGQDLVRQLVAKSDVVVENFRPGTLERWGLGFDRLAAINPGIVLVRVTGFGQTGPYAPRAGYGAIGEAMGGLRYVTGDPDRAPSRTGISIGDSLAGTFAALGALAAVHHVRNGGPGQVVDSAIYEAVLGLMESLVTEWDAAGYQRQRTGPILPNIAPSNVYPTADSQTVLIAANQDSVFRRLAASMDAPELADDPRYATHGARGENQVELDDLVSGWTATFDADQLLELLHEAGVPAGRTYRAEDMLRDPQFVARESIVRVPDKSFGPLAMQNVFPRLSATPGSIRWTGPDLGEHNDQVFGDILGLSVDEVAALRTAGTI; encoded by the coding sequence ATGAGTATCGGGCCGTTGAGTGACCTGCGAGTCCTCGAGATGGGGCAGCTGCTCGCTGGGCCGTTCTGCGGCCAGCTGCTCGGTGACCTCGGTGCCGAGGTGATCAAGGTGGAGCCGCCGGGCGTGGGAGACCCGATGCGCCAGTGGGGTCGCGAGAAGCCGCATGGCAAGTCGCTGTGGTGGCCCGTCGTGGCGAGGAACAAGAAGTCGGTGACCGTCGACCTGCGCACCGAGGCCGGTCAGGACCTGGTCCGGCAGCTGGTCGCGAAGTCGGATGTCGTCGTGGAGAACTTCCGCCCCGGCACGCTGGAGCGCTGGGGACTGGGGTTCGACCGGCTAGCTGCGATCAACCCGGGGATCGTGCTGGTGCGGGTCACCGGGTTCGGGCAGACCGGCCCCTACGCGCCTCGCGCCGGGTACGGGGCGATCGGCGAGGCCATGGGCGGACTGCGCTACGTGACCGGAGACCCCGACCGGGCGCCGTCCCGCACCGGGATCTCCATCGGAGACTCGTTGGCCGGGACGTTCGCCGCCCTCGGCGCACTGGCCGCGGTGCACCATGTGCGCAACGGCGGCCCGGGCCAGGTGGTCGACTCGGCCATCTACGAGGCTGTGCTCGGGCTGATGGAGTCCCTGGTCACCGAGTGGGACGCCGCCGGCTACCAGCGGCAGCGGACCGGGCCGATCCTGCCGAACATCGCTCCCAGCAACGTCTACCCGACGGCTGACAGCCAGACGGTACTCATCGCCGCGAACCAGGACAGCGTGTTCCGCCGGCTGGCCGCCAGCATGGACGCGCCGGAGCTGGCGGACGACCCGCGCTACGCAACCCATGGCGCCCGGGGGGAGAACCAGGTGGAGCTCGACGACCTGGTCTCCGGTTGGACGGCGACGTTCGACGCCGACCAGCTGCTGGAGCTGCTGCACGAGGCCGGGGTGCCGGCCGGGCGGACCTACCGGGCCGAGGACATGCTGCGCGACCCGCAGTTCGTCGCCCGCGAGTCGATCGTGCGGGTGCCGGACAAGTCGTTCGGCCCACTCGCCATGCAGAACGTCTTCCCACGCCTGTCCGCGACGCCTGGCTCGATCCGCTGGACCGGTCCCGACCTCGGCGAGCACAACGACCAGGTGTTCGGCGACATCCTCGGGCTGTCCGTCGACGAGGTCGCCGCCCTCCGCACCGCCGGAACCATCTGA